A genome region from Anastrepha ludens isolate Willacy chromosome 3, idAnaLude1.1, whole genome shotgun sequence includes the following:
- the LOC128858372 gene encoding troponin T, skeletal muscle isoform X5, protein MSDEEEYTGEGDPEFIKRQDQKRSDLDDQLKEYINEWRKQRAKEEDELKKLKEKQAKRKISRAEEEQKMAQRKKEEEERRVREVEEKKQREIEEKRQRLEEAEKKRQAMLQAMKDKDKKGPNFTIAKKDAGVLGLSSAAMERNKTKEQLEEEKKISLSFRIKPLAIEGFNDTKLREKAQELWELIVKLETEKYDLEERQKRQDYDLKELKERQKQQLRHKALKKGLDPEALTGKYPPKIQVASKYERRVDTRSYDDKKKLFEGGWEEIGKEVNEKIWNEKKDQYVGRQKSKLPKWFGERPGKKTGEPETPEGEEDAKADEDIVEEEEEVEEEVVEEEDEEAEEEEEEEEEEEEEEEEEEEEEEEEEEEEEEE, encoded by the exons ATGTCCGATGAAGAGGAGTACAC AGGTGAGGGAGATCCAGAATTCATTAAACGTCAGGATCAAAAGCGCTCCGATCTCGATGACCAACTGAAAGAATACATCAATGAATGGCGTAAACAGCGCGCAAAGGAAGAAGATGAGTTGAAGAAACTCAAGGAAAAACAGGCCAAGCGCAAGATCTCGCGTGCCGAAGAGGAACAAAAGATGGCGCAACGCAAGAAGGAGGAGGAAGAGCGCCGCGTACGCGAAGTTGAGGAGAAGAAGCAGCGCGAAATCGAAGAGAAACGCCAGCGTCTTGAGGAGGCCGAGAAGAAGCGCCAAGCTATGCTGCAGGCCATGAAGGACAAGGACAAGAAGGGACCCAATTTCACTATTGCCAAGAAGGATGCAGGCGTG tTGGGACTCTCATCCGCCGCTATGGAGCGTAACAAGACTAAGGAACAGTTGGAAGAGGAGAAGAAAATCTCGTTGTCGTTCCGCATTAAGCCTCTGGCCATTGAAGGTTTCAACGATACCAAACTGCGCGAGAAGGCCCAAGAACTGTGGGAACTCATCGTCAAATTGGAAACTGAGAAGTATGACTTGGAAGAAAGGCAGAAACGTCAGGATTACGAT TTGAAAGAGTTAAAGGAAAGACAGAAGCAACAGCTCAGGCACAAAGCCTTGAAGAAGGGTCTCGACCCCGAGGCTTTGACTGGCAAATACCCGCCCAAAATTCAAGTCGCCTCCAAATATGAGAGACGTGTTGACACCCGCTCATATGACGACAAGAAGAAGCTCTTCGAGGGT GGCTGGGAAGAAATCGGCAAAGAGGTGAATGAGAAGATCTGGAACGAGAAGAAGGATCAATACGTTGGCCGCCAGAAAT CCAAACTGCCCAAATGGTTCGGCGAACGACCAGGCAAAAAGACCGGCGAACCCGAGACACCCGAAGGCGAGGAAGACGCCAAGGCCGATGAGGATATCGTCGAGGAAGAAGAGGAAGTCGAGGAGGAAGTTGTCGAAGAAGAGGATGAGGAAgccgaagaagaggaagaagaagaggaggaagaagaggaagaagaggaggaggaagaagaagaggaagaagaagaggaggaggaggaagaagaagaataa
- the LOC128858372 gene encoding troponin T, skeletal muscle isoform X4, whose product MSDEEEYTGEGDPEFIKRQDQKRSDLDDQLKEYINEWRKQRAKEEDELKKLKEKQAKRKISRAEEEQKMAQRKKEEEERRVREVEEKKQREIEEKRQRLEEAEKKRQAMLQAMKDKDKKGPNFTIAKKDAGVLGLSSAAMERNKTKEQLEEEKKISLSFRIKPLAIEGFNDTKLREKAQELWELIVKLETEKYDLEERQKRQDYDLKELKERQKQQLRHKALKKGLDPEALTGKYPPKIQVASKYERRVDTRSYDDKKKLFEGGYDTLFKETAEKRWQERQERFTSRTRSKLPKWFGERPGKKTGEPETPEGEEDAKADEDIVEEEEEVEEEVVEEEDEEAEEEEEEEEEEEEEEEEEEEEEEEEEEEEEEE is encoded by the exons ATGTCCGATGAAGAGGAGTACAC AGGTGAGGGAGATCCAGAATTCATTAAACGTCAGGATCAAAAGCGCTCCGATCTCGATGACCAACTGAAAGAATACATCAATGAATGGCGTAAACAGCGCGCAAAGGAAGAAGATGAGTTGAAGAAACTCAAGGAAAAACAGGCCAAGCGCAAGATCTCGCGTGCCGAAGAGGAACAAAAGATGGCGCAACGCAAGAAGGAGGAGGAAGAGCGCCGCGTACGCGAAGTTGAGGAGAAGAAGCAGCGCGAAATCGAAGAGAAACGCCAGCGTCTTGAGGAGGCCGAGAAGAAGCGCCAAGCTATGCTGCAGGCCATGAAGGACAAGGACAAGAAGGGACCCAATTTCACTATTGCCAAGAAGGATGCAGGCGTG tTGGGACTCTCATCCGCCGCTATGGAGCGTAACAAGACTAAGGAACAGTTGGAAGAGGAGAAGAAAATCTCGTTGTCGTTCCGCATTAAGCCTCTGGCCATTGAAGGTTTCAACGATACCAAACTGCGCGAGAAGGCCCAAGAACTGTGGGAACTCATCGTCAAATTGGAAACTGAGAAGTATGACTTGGAAGAAAGGCAGAAACGTCAGGATTACGAT TTGAAAGAGTTAAAGGAAAGACAGAAGCAACAGCTCAGGCACAAAGCCTTGAAGAAGGGTCTCGACCCCGAGGCTTTGACTGGCAAATACCCGCCCAAAATTCAAGTCGCCTCCAAATATGAGAGACGTGTTGACACCCGCTCATATGACGACAAGAAGAAGCTCTTCGAGGGT GGCTATGATACGCTTTTCAAGGAAACTGCCGAGAAGCGCTGGCAAGAGAGGCAAGAAAGATTTACATCGCGAACCAGAT CCAAACTGCCCAAATGGTTCGGCGAACGACCAGGCAAAAAGACCGGCGAACCCGAGACACCCGAAGGCGAGGAAGACGCCAAGGCCGATGAGGATATCGTCGAGGAAGAAGAGGAAGTCGAGGAGGAAGTTGTCGAAGAAGAGGATGAGGAAgccgaagaagaggaagaagaagaggaggaagaagaggaagaagaggaggaggaagaagaagaggaagaagaagaggaggaggaggaagaagaagaataa
- the LOC128858372 gene encoding troponin T, skeletal muscle isoform X3: protein MSDEEEYTSEEEEEVVEETREGEGDPEFIKRQDQKRSDLDDQLKEYINEWRKQRAKEEDELKKLKEKQAKRKISRAEEEQKMAQRKKEEEERRVREVEEKKQREIEEKRQRLEEAEKKRQAMLQAMKDKDKKGPNFTIAKKDAGVLGLSSAAMERNKTKEQLEEEKKISLSFRIKPLAIEGFNDTKLREKAQELWELIVKLETEKYDLEERQKRQDYDLKELKERQKQQLRHKALKKGLDPEALTGKYPPKIQVASKYERRVDTRSYDDKKKLFEGGYDTLFKETAEKRWQERQERFTSRTRSKLPKWFGERPGKKTGEPETPEGEEDAKADEDIVEEEEEVEEEVVEEEDEEAEEEEEEEEEEEEEEEEEEEEEEEEEEEEEEE, encoded by the exons ATGTCCGATGAAGAGGAGTACAC TTccgaggaggaggaggaggttGTCGAGGAGACCAGAGA AGGTGAGGGAGATCCAGAATTCATTAAACGTCAGGATCAAAAGCGCTCCGATCTCGATGACCAACTGAAAGAATACATCAATGAATGGCGTAAACAGCGCGCAAAGGAAGAAGATGAGTTGAAGAAACTCAAGGAAAAACAGGCCAAGCGCAAGATCTCGCGTGCCGAAGAGGAACAAAAGATGGCGCAACGCAAGAAGGAGGAGGAAGAGCGCCGCGTACGCGAAGTTGAGGAGAAGAAGCAGCGCGAAATCGAAGAGAAACGCCAGCGTCTTGAGGAGGCCGAGAAGAAGCGCCAAGCTATGCTGCAGGCCATGAAGGACAAGGACAAGAAGGGACCCAATTTCACTATTGCCAAGAAGGATGCAGGCGTG tTGGGACTCTCATCCGCCGCTATGGAGCGTAACAAGACTAAGGAACAGTTGGAAGAGGAGAAGAAAATCTCGTTGTCGTTCCGCATTAAGCCTCTGGCCATTGAAGGTTTCAACGATACCAAACTGCGCGAGAAGGCCCAAGAACTGTGGGAACTCATCGTCAAATTGGAAACTGAGAAGTATGACTTGGAAGAAAGGCAGAAACGTCAGGATTACGAT TTGAAAGAGTTAAAGGAAAGACAGAAGCAACAGCTCAGGCACAAAGCCTTGAAGAAGGGTCTCGACCCCGAGGCTTTGACTGGCAAATACCCGCCCAAAATTCAAGTCGCCTCCAAATATGAGAGACGTGTTGACACCCGCTCATATGACGACAAGAAGAAGCTCTTCGAGGGT GGCTATGATACGCTTTTCAAGGAAACTGCCGAGAAGCGCTGGCAAGAGAGGCAAGAAAGATTTACATCGCGAACCAGAT CCAAACTGCCCAAATGGTTCGGCGAACGACCAGGCAAAAAGACCGGCGAACCCGAGACACCCGAAGGCGAGGAAGACGCCAAGGCCGATGAGGATATCGTCGAGGAAGAAGAGGAAGTCGAGGAGGAAGTTGTCGAAGAAGAGGATGAGGAAgccgaagaagaggaagaagaagaggaggaagaagaggaagaagaggaggaggaagaagaagaggaagaagaagaggaggaggaggaagaagaagaataa
- the LOC128858372 gene encoding troponin T, skeletal muscle isoform X2, whose amino-acid sequence MSDEEEYTSEEEEEVVEETREKPPQTPAEGEGDPEFIKRQDQKRSDLDDQLKEYINEWRKQRAKEEDELKKLKEKQAKRKISRAEEEQKMAQRKKEEEERRVREVEEKKQREIEEKRQRLEEAEKKRQAMLQAMKDKDKKGPNFTIAKKDAGVLGLSSAAMERNKTKEQLEEEKKISLSFRIKPLAIEGFNDTKLREKAQELWELIVKLETEKYDLEERQKRQDYDLKELKERQKQQLRHKALKKGLDPEALTGKYPPKIQVASKYERRVDTRSYDDKKKLFEGGWEEIGKEVNEKIWNEKKDQYVGRQKSKLPKWFGERPGKKTGEPETPEGEEDAKADEDIVEEEEEVEEEVVEEEDEEAEEEEEEEEEEEEEEEEEEEEEEEEEEEEEEE is encoded by the exons ATGTCCGATGAAGAGGAGTACAC TTccgaggaggaggaggaggttGTCGAGGAGACCAGAGA AAAGCCACCTCAAACACCAGCCGA AGGTGAGGGAGATCCAGAATTCATTAAACGTCAGGATCAAAAGCGCTCCGATCTCGATGACCAACTGAAAGAATACATCAATGAATGGCGTAAACAGCGCGCAAAGGAAGAAGATGAGTTGAAGAAACTCAAGGAAAAACAGGCCAAGCGCAAGATCTCGCGTGCCGAAGAGGAACAAAAGATGGCGCAACGCAAGAAGGAGGAGGAAGAGCGCCGCGTACGCGAAGTTGAGGAGAAGAAGCAGCGCGAAATCGAAGAGAAACGCCAGCGTCTTGAGGAGGCCGAGAAGAAGCGCCAAGCTATGCTGCAGGCCATGAAGGACAAGGACAAGAAGGGACCCAATTTCACTATTGCCAAGAAGGATGCAGGCGTG tTGGGACTCTCATCCGCCGCTATGGAGCGTAACAAGACTAAGGAACAGTTGGAAGAGGAGAAGAAAATCTCGTTGTCGTTCCGCATTAAGCCTCTGGCCATTGAAGGTTTCAACGATACCAAACTGCGCGAGAAGGCCCAAGAACTGTGGGAACTCATCGTCAAATTGGAAACTGAGAAGTATGACTTGGAAGAAAGGCAGAAACGTCAGGATTACGAT TTGAAAGAGTTAAAGGAAAGACAGAAGCAACAGCTCAGGCACAAAGCCTTGAAGAAGGGTCTCGACCCCGAGGCTTTGACTGGCAAATACCCGCCCAAAATTCAAGTCGCCTCCAAATATGAGAGACGTGTTGACACCCGCTCATATGACGACAAGAAGAAGCTCTTCGAGGGT GGCTGGGAAGAAATCGGCAAAGAGGTGAATGAGAAGATCTGGAACGAGAAGAAGGATCAATACGTTGGCCGCCAGAAAT CCAAACTGCCCAAATGGTTCGGCGAACGACCAGGCAAAAAGACCGGCGAACCCGAGACACCCGAAGGCGAGGAAGACGCCAAGGCCGATGAGGATATCGTCGAGGAAGAAGAGGAAGTCGAGGAGGAAGTTGTCGAAGAAGAGGATGAGGAAgccgaagaagaggaagaagaagaggaggaagaagaggaagaagaggaggaggaagaagaagaggaagaagaagaggaggaggaggaagaagaagaataa
- the LOC128858372 gene encoding troponin T, skeletal muscle isoform X1, translated as MSDEEEYTSEEEEEVVEETREKPPQTPAEGEGDPEFIKRQDQKRSDLDDQLKEYINEWRKQRAKEEDELKKLKEKQAKRKISRAEEEQKMAQRKKEEEERRVREVEEKKQREIEEKRQRLEEAEKKRQAMLQAMKDKDKKGPNFTIAKKDAGVLGLSSAAMERNKTKEQLEEEKKISLSFRIKPLAIEGFNDTKLREKAQELWELIVKLETEKYDLEERQKRQDYDLKELKERQKQQLRHKALKKGLDPEALTGKYPPKIQVASKYERRVDTRSYDDKKKLFEGGYDTLFKETAEKRWQERQERFTSRTRSKLPKWFGERPGKKTGEPETPEGEEDAKADEDIVEEEEEVEEEVVEEEDEEAEEEEEEEEEEEEEEEEEEEEEEEEEEEEEEE; from the exons ATGTCCGATGAAGAGGAGTACAC TTccgaggaggaggaggaggttGTCGAGGAGACCAGAGA AAAGCCACCTCAAACACCAGCCGA AGGTGAGGGAGATCCAGAATTCATTAAACGTCAGGATCAAAAGCGCTCCGATCTCGATGACCAACTGAAAGAATACATCAATGAATGGCGTAAACAGCGCGCAAAGGAAGAAGATGAGTTGAAGAAACTCAAGGAAAAACAGGCCAAGCGCAAGATCTCGCGTGCCGAAGAGGAACAAAAGATGGCGCAACGCAAGAAGGAGGAGGAAGAGCGCCGCGTACGCGAAGTTGAGGAGAAGAAGCAGCGCGAAATCGAAGAGAAACGCCAGCGTCTTGAGGAGGCCGAGAAGAAGCGCCAAGCTATGCTGCAGGCCATGAAGGACAAGGACAAGAAGGGACCCAATTTCACTATTGCCAAGAAGGATGCAGGCGTG tTGGGACTCTCATCCGCCGCTATGGAGCGTAACAAGACTAAGGAACAGTTGGAAGAGGAGAAGAAAATCTCGTTGTCGTTCCGCATTAAGCCTCTGGCCATTGAAGGTTTCAACGATACCAAACTGCGCGAGAAGGCCCAAGAACTGTGGGAACTCATCGTCAAATTGGAAACTGAGAAGTATGACTTGGAAGAAAGGCAGAAACGTCAGGATTACGAT TTGAAAGAGTTAAAGGAAAGACAGAAGCAACAGCTCAGGCACAAAGCCTTGAAGAAGGGTCTCGACCCCGAGGCTTTGACTGGCAAATACCCGCCCAAAATTCAAGTCGCCTCCAAATATGAGAGACGTGTTGACACCCGCTCATATGACGACAAGAAGAAGCTCTTCGAGGGT GGCTATGATACGCTTTTCAAGGAAACTGCCGAGAAGCGCTGGCAAGAGAGGCAAGAAAGATTTACATCGCGAACCAGAT CCAAACTGCCCAAATGGTTCGGCGAACGACCAGGCAAAAAGACCGGCGAACCCGAGACACCCGAAGGCGAGGAAGACGCCAAGGCCGATGAGGATATCGTCGAGGAAGAAGAGGAAGTCGAGGAGGAAGTTGTCGAAGAAGAGGATGAGGAAgccgaagaagaggaagaagaagaggaggaagaagaggaagaagaggaggaggaagaagaagaggaagaagaagaggaggaggaggaagaagaagaataa